In one Chitinispirillales bacterium genomic region, the following are encoded:
- the rpmA gene encoding 50S ribosomal protein L27 codes for MAHKKGQGSTKNGRDSKAKRLGVKEYAGELISAGSIIIRQRGTKVHPGQNVGRGRDDTLFAEIAGKVDFYKKIDNRKYVRVIPA; via the coding sequence ATGGCGCACAAAAAAGGTCAGGGAAGTACAAAAAACGGGCGTGACAGTAAAGCGAAACGCCTCGGAGTTAAGGAATACGCCGGTGAATTGATAAGCGCTGGAAGCATTATTATCCGTCAGCGCGGAACAAAAGTTCATCCAGGGCAAAATGTAGGACGCGGTAGAGACGATACTTTGTTTGCAGAGATAGCCGGTAAAGTCGATTTTTACAAAAAAATCGATAACAGAAAATATGTAAGAGTTATTCCGGCGTAA